A single genomic interval of Nostoc commune NIES-4072 harbors:
- a CDS encoding lysozyme, with the protein MTNLPTPGVDLIKEFEGCNLRAYPDPLTGGKPITIGWGATKKLDGSNWQLGETITQDEADKLLVTQLEKNYLPPLQKIPSWSDLTTNQKGAILSFSYNLGSNFYNASGFTSISRLLKNPELWSDAKEVERIFSLYCNPGSSVEVGLRRRRIAEAKLWLNHYSVQS; encoded by the coding sequence ATGACAAATTTACCAACGCCAGGTGTAGACCTTATCAAAGAATTCGAGGGCTGCAATCTTCGCGCCTACCCCGATCCACTCACTGGGGGCAAACCCATAACTATCGGCTGGGGAGCTACCAAAAAGCTCGACGGTAGTAATTGGCAATTAGGGGAAACCATCACCCAAGATGAAGCTGACAAGCTGCTCGTTACTCAGCTAGAGAAAAACTACCTTCCTCCCCTGCAAAAAATCCCCTCGTGGAGTGACCTGACGACAAACCAGAAAGGGGCAATTCTGAGCTTTTCTTATAACTTAGGCAGCAATTTTTACAATGCTTCTGGGTTTACCAGCATTAGCAGACTACTAAAAAATCCTGAACTTTGGAGCGATGCCAAGGAAGTAGAGCGAATTTTTAGTTTGTACTGCAATCCGGGTTCTTCGGTAGAAGTGGGTTTGCGTCGCCGACGGATTGCAGAAGCCAAGCTCTGGCTCAACCATTACAGTGTCCAGTCATGA
- a CDS encoding sigma-70 family RNA polymerase sigma factor: protein MRSSDVRERNSLAQKNEKLVHKVVHRMSQTCREPYDDLYQLGYIGLLKAADRFDPNTGNAFSSFAIPYIQGEIQHFLRDQWQSVKLPRTALETKAKVRRVQRSLASLGRETDALQIALGLGISEEKWREIEALDSNITISLDELLHEPMQELEDEVDDKAVLKHLNKLQASQRTAIVEKFFSNNSIQDIAKRQKKTPEKIKAYINLGLVKLRVSLSQEEL from the coding sequence ATGCGTTCATCTGATGTTCGTGAACGGAATTCATTGGCCCAGAAGAATGAAAAATTAGTCCACAAGGTTGTGCATAGGATGTCTCAAACTTGCCGCGAACCTTACGATGATTTATATCAGTTAGGTTACATCGGGCTTTTAAAGGCCGCCGATCGCTTTGACCCTAATACTGGAAATGCCTTTAGCTCCTTTGCTATCCCCTATATTCAAGGGGAAATTCAGCACTTTTTACGCGACCAATGGCAAAGCGTGAAACTTCCGCGCACTGCCCTTGAAACCAAGGCAAAAGTACGCAGAGTACAGAGAAGCCTTGCATCTCTTGGTAGAGAAACTGATGCTTTGCAAATTGCCTTGGGCTTAGGCATAAGTGAAGAGAAATGGCGTGAAATAGAAGCTTTAGACAGCAATATAACTATTAGTTTAGACGAACTTCTTCACGAACCTATGCAGGAGTTGGAGGATGAAGTTGATGATAAGGCAGTGCTGAAACACTTGAACAAGCTACAAGCGTCGCAGCGAACTGCCATTGTTGAAAAATTTTTCAGCAACAACTCAATTCAAGATATTGCTAAACGCCAAAAGAAAACGCCTGAAAAAATCAAGGCTTATATTAATTTAGGTTTAGTCAAGCTACGAGTATCTTTATCACAAGAAGAGTTATGA
- a CDS encoding major capsid protein has product MTLLEAAKLAPSIATATIIEEYAASSDILRAIPFENVAGTGKHYNREDKLPGVGFRGINEAYKESVGVVNPQSEALKIFGGDLDVDRAIIDMQGEQVRSVHEMMKVKALALSWTYNFIKGDSSIDPRGFDGLQVRLTGSQLISNNDAGGPLSLEKLDALIDQVDTPTHLIMGKSARRKLNQAIRNRTVSGDVDFSQDEFGNRVMSYNGLPILIADYDNNGNTIMDFTETSPDGTSSTQCQSIYCVCFKEMMLNGIQGAVDGAYGVSSRDLGELETKPVFRTRVDWYTAIACYHGRAAARLYGITNAPPIS; this is encoded by the coding sequence ATGACTCTTCTGGAGGCAGCGAAACTTGCTCCCTCCATTGCAACTGCAACAATTATTGAAGAATACGCAGCTTCTTCCGACATCCTCCGCGCCATCCCTTTTGAAAATGTCGCCGGAACTGGCAAGCACTACAATCGTGAAGATAAACTTCCTGGCGTGGGCTTTCGCGGCATCAACGAAGCCTACAAAGAATCGGTCGGTGTGGTCAATCCTCAGTCTGAGGCACTCAAGATTTTTGGCGGCGACTTAGACGTTGACCGCGCCATCATTGATATGCAAGGCGAACAAGTCCGCTCTGTGCATGAAATGATGAAAGTTAAAGCCCTTGCACTCAGTTGGACTTACAACTTTATTAAAGGCGACTCCAGCATCGATCCGCGTGGTTTTGATGGGCTGCAAGTGCGCTTAACTGGGAGCCAATTAATCTCCAACAACGATGCCGGTGGGCCCCTTTCTCTAGAAAAGCTTGATGCACTAATCGACCAAGTAGACACGCCCACGCACTTGATCATGGGTAAGTCTGCGCGACGCAAACTCAACCAAGCAATTAGAAACCGTACTGTTTCGGGTGACGTTGATTTTTCTCAGGATGAATTCGGCAACCGGGTAATGTCCTACAACGGATTGCCCATCTTGATCGCCGACTACGACAACAACGGCAACACCATCATGGACTTTACCGAAACAAGTCCTGATGGTACATCTAGCACTCAATGCCAATCGATTTATTGTGTCTGCTTCAAAGAAATGATGCTCAATGGCATTCAAGGCGCTGTAGATGGCGCGTATGGCGTTAGCTCTCGTGACTTGGGGGAACTCGAAACCAAGCCTGTGTTCCGCACTCGCGTTGATTGGTATACAGCGATCGCCTGTTATCACGGTCGCGCTGCTGCTCGGTTGTACGGCATTACCAATGCCCCACCCATTTCGTAA
- a CDS encoding tape measure protein produces the protein MGTLGSASIKLNLDRSQFDSDLKKLQATDAGQIAYRIKLDTKDFEQQIKGLRIQQPILIPLEIDTKTFDQQIKKLSTSIDPIKVDLAPNVKDFQEKLRRLSKITPVTVDIKVDEAKVKQQFETIGKYAAEGFTQGFSGVEGAGKSAIDSMVKSVNKQLGIQSPSRVFREIGKYAIAGLIQGLDSVDESKLKGVTNKIEGFFKKSKIKINVDVNSGDFNPLKNISGAEASEKITSAIEEGFKKSRPKPPSTFSKIFSGIGDTLLAPLKGITIGAFEGVGLQLSKQLGTGLGRGIESQLAPIIGSFDLLGEKLVTSAIPKLGNTVGGKIASAILKSPPLQKLKQDLAGQITSIVGESEQLIASTAGKQQNRQRQQQLQKLSQQELGIELQTAIANAPQRQQQAQKIKQEILPQYQQEVKSKSSQLSSLQADRELLTNVGTETEEIKQAVEEIDLQIAQASSALVEAKKAEQFLQQQIAGLLGETSGAVGKLRMAGADTRKVDETEFALKESSVRANGIVTRLDGNIKIQQENIKEARTRLKAYKQEEARLKAEAIAALQSGDDAGAKNSLLESKKAGLRANSASQEISAYKTNISENLKIKQESAGEFIQERKRLKDSLEQERTALAQRLLDAPQEVQARTTRVKAKPRNVAAKQTTQVEDLVKQPAIAVTPALQIFQDVLAQFQQLAGVKIPANKIPQLVRGPEKAGFTGKYNSVDNAVTLPSSRYDELSKGIISPDVIKTLVHELRHAMQTGFGQRTISQSGNPEFQLIKGTPQEQQQLGSKIQASADFFKKGALGATSGDVEVVKSLEEDAYVFAERYFEQVFKSIQQGLQSGVKSGDVPTEAELLKQVQTAQATITANLKQSFKGPARDRKVTNQELAGSTLTNIDQQIALVSEQLKRTDLSSETRKKLGQFKGTIERQYRTYSPAIRQLQNSQLPTSKAVATDKQGVSGFELFAVEDPEIEKELTRLKSVISRRKKIATGIANPDKEIKRMNQLIKKLESFMPQFDEYQNQLLRELAQKLESQSIGVDDALKQMRSLARIAEKQAQKNLKELQKNAGRSTLRAEAALKQVEQNTNTKVSEIEAGIGFDEALGQRKTRRVLRKIQRGYGGNIDAPTIETEAPRVEKDLPKLPQQSFFKGLGKEFRLARLSALTKQAEYLGQQAQVLLADVDAQIALGKATEKEAQLIQKQIQQNERRLNAVLNQIKRAQSGKDPKLTSGDLQRLSGKAEDLTGRIDADKQRLAGIQLNIKNGKELEPVAKNLRAGIAGGSEASKQQNIKELERQNALIRENLKLLGEDPPARNPFDVILGGADKFRQMLPNVFTLLKGIFAFQVSNFLQGFFTNLATDAFKAFVELDRLKTALNFASGGTAGGAQNLAFVRKTVDDLKVPLKASAEGFTSLAASARNSALEGKGTREIFLGISQASTVLSLSAEDTQGTILALSQMISKGKVSSEELRQQLGERLPGAMGIAARAMGLTEVEFTRLLDTGQILSQDFLPKFAKQLQAEFGDAAKDASGNAQSAIFGVQNAFLSLQQGIGEGVAPAATAGLNGLSVILKGVASVAKELGFILLSVTVTLSVKMVGALQAVIAQLIATKLATGTLSGGMQALGQTINNSFSVKLTAGIFAVLEVINLLNQAVNTELVQSFSKAADAARRAAEESKKAFEKPKPGQENKGTEPVATSGVGRFIDSGIGFLNRDLGPIPGGIFGKKIKTYGQYERDNTANSIEQQGLSNTEALAEGRYRLTEFKTGTGEGGKLRGIDAQLKAAEEQRAILQAQIKRDFVDKGQAVPVESKRQLDSQNLKITALNDQRSDAAKPLTLELNRTTQKINSIKSQLEQLNNPDNIAALGGEAAADKQRQNLKLQLEPLKQFKAEMETALGSLRIDPILAFTQSLRKLNLALAEGQEKNKEKLSGQKLANSTEAIAGFSSNKLAGRKLTFLNANDEYNAAVADEKNYAIQDKAYNESVNRPEFQSTLKRLGVSPDASIAKIDDVLKNTTDEADKGILEKLKSGRESKVKFAEAKQTTVDSFAKLQQTIQDTSLYLLDDSAANSRARIQKDENDKISFLKGAQAVRLISEEMVNEKIARIQLSSSQSQKKNIVDQLTTLRAYHNEGKVSAEEFAKRQRDLSTELTATERQEAENRLAVQQAVQARRLKDIEFANKKAESAIALSSMNATAKNKEKLLASGLTPQAQDQFALSQNQIDQKAAGDRIVLVKNRIAQNKQLYKDGLRDAREFASEQYSLNVELASANRELIDLKITGEEKYRETVEHSIQRIMQAEENRFKKQTSQLDESKTKLDLYNQSLERTNRLEQSRQSLSKALSDAALVPAENQKTDTDDAQSLVDKLKDPNVKRRTKRAIREQLRGMDYQVNSNTKPEEIELQIKEKRIEAEKVIANIKQMALEKEQEFQRKSLENDLKRQKIAAQIALYEAQSAQLSAQKAKNEAEGALKIAISKKDPLAIETAQTNLDIANKQIDLSNQRVDSALSYLNDQPEIAANSTAEQKATQGAQTESLKYGEKRRERQSALDLVEAGEKARRPISLSSAEAKVESTNPQMALPQKIDINQMPKLELKPGESIFDAYQRQREGMKLPTQGAELPSNKADIPPMDKTAANLNSATIQPRESAGGNQFVEALKMANQGIEQRLDALNSAIMTLANTPRSLSISSPNPIDDAADFMNRIGRGQVMAAGV, from the coding sequence ATGGGTACTCTTGGTTCCGCTTCAATAAAATTAAACCTGGATCGTTCCCAATTCGACAGCGACTTGAAAAAGTTGCAAGCGACTGATGCAGGTCAAATCGCATATCGCATCAAGCTTGATACCAAAGACTTTGAACAACAAATCAAGGGATTGCGAATCCAGCAACCTATCCTCATTCCCCTTGAGATAGATACAAAAACTTTTGACCAGCAAATCAAGAAGCTGTCAACTAGTATCGACCCTATCAAGGTTGACTTAGCACCCAACGTCAAAGATTTCCAAGAAAAACTGCGGCGGCTGTCAAAAATAACGCCTGTCACGGTTGATATTAAAGTTGACGAAGCCAAGGTAAAGCAGCAGTTTGAAACGATCGGTAAATATGCTGCTGAGGGTTTTACTCAGGGGTTTTCTGGGGTTGAGGGCGCGGGTAAATCAGCCATTGATTCGATGGTGAAGTCGGTTAATAAGCAGCTAGGTATTCAGTCGCCATCGAGGGTTTTTAGAGAGATTGGTAAGTATGCGATCGCGGGATTGATCCAGGGACTGGATTCTGTTGATGAATCCAAACTCAAGGGCGTTACCAACAAGATTGAGGGTTTTTTTAAAAAGTCCAAAATCAAAATTAATGTAGACGTTAATTCCGGTGATTTTAATCCTTTAAAAAATATTTCGGGGGCGGAAGCAAGCGAGAAAATCACAAGTGCAATTGAAGAGGGTTTTAAAAAGTCTCGCCCTAAACCTCCTAGTACTTTTTCTAAAATATTCAGTGGTATTGGTGACACCCTACTTGCCCCCCTCAAGGGAATAACCATCGGTGCATTTGAAGGCGTGGGCTTGCAGCTTTCTAAGCAGCTTGGGACAGGACTAGGGAGAGGAATTGAGTCTCAACTTGCCCCAATCATCGGCAGTTTTGATTTGCTAGGAGAGAAGCTAGTCACCTCAGCTATCCCTAAATTAGGTAATACAGTTGGCGGAAAAATAGCCTCAGCTATTCTCAAAAGCCCACCACTACAAAAGCTGAAGCAGGACTTAGCTGGACAAATTACCAGTATTGTAGGTGAGTCTGAGCAATTGATTGCATCGACTGCTGGTAAACAGCAAAACCGACAGCGACAGCAGCAGCTGCAAAAATTATCTCAGCAAGAACTTGGGATTGAGTTGCAAACAGCGATCGCTAACGCACCTCAAAGACAACAGCAAGCCCAAAAAATTAAGCAAGAAATTCTCCCTCAATATCAACAGGAAGTAAAGTCAAAGTCATCGCAATTAAGTTCTCTACAAGCGGATAGAGAACTGCTTACCAACGTAGGGACAGAAACCGAAGAAATTAAGCAAGCTGTTGAAGAAATTGACCTGCAAATTGCTCAGGCATCCAGCGCACTTGTTGAGGCCAAAAAAGCAGAGCAATTTTTGCAACAGCAGATAGCTGGATTACTGGGGGAAACTTCTGGTGCCGTTGGTAAGTTAAGAATGGCAGGAGCCGACACCAGAAAAGTCGATGAGACGGAATTCGCCCTCAAAGAGTCATCTGTTAGGGCAAACGGCATAGTTACTAGGCTTGATGGCAACATCAAAATTCAGCAGGAAAATATCAAGGAAGCGCGAACTAGACTAAAAGCCTATAAGCAAGAGGAAGCGAGGCTAAAGGCAGAAGCGATCGCGGCTTTGCAATCTGGCGATGATGCTGGGGCTAAAAACTCATTACTGGAGAGCAAAAAGGCTGGATTAAGAGCGAATTCAGCAAGCCAAGAAATATCAGCCTATAAAACCAATATTTCTGAAAACCTGAAGATAAAACAGGAATCGGCTGGTGAATTTATTCAGGAGCGTAAACGGCTAAAGGACTCGCTAGAGCAGGAGCGTACAGCTTTAGCCCAAAGGCTTTTAGACGCACCCCAAGAGGTACAAGCACGGACGACTAGGGTGAAGGCAAAACCCAGAAATGTCGCAGCAAAGCAAACCACTCAAGTTGAGGACTTAGTTAAACAACCCGCTATTGCTGTAACTCCTGCACTACAAATCTTTCAAGATGTACTTGCTCAATTTCAACAGTTAGCTGGAGTTAAAATCCCTGCCAACAAAATCCCTCAGTTGGTACGCGGCCCAGAAAAAGCCGGATTCACAGGAAAATACAATAGTGTCGATAACGCAGTTACCCTCCCATCAAGTCGCTACGACGAGTTAAGTAAAGGTATAATCTCTCCCGATGTCATTAAGACTCTGGTGCATGAGCTTCGTCACGCGATGCAAACCGGATTTGGACAAAGGACAATAAGTCAATCAGGTAACCCAGAATTTCAGCTAATCAAAGGCACTCCCCAAGAGCAACAACAACTCGGCAGCAAGATTCAGGCTAGTGCAGATTTCTTCAAAAAAGGAGCGCTGGGCGCTACATCTGGCGATGTTGAAGTGGTGAAATCCCTGGAAGAGGATGCTTATGTATTTGCCGAGCGCTACTTCGAGCAGGTATTCAAAAGTATTCAACAGGGTTTGCAATCTGGCGTGAAATCTGGCGACGTGCCAACCGAGGCTGAATTGCTCAAGCAAGTTCAAACTGCACAGGCAACCATTACCGCTAATCTCAAGCAATCTTTTAAAGGCCCAGCACGCGATCGCAAAGTCACTAATCAAGAGTTGGCTGGCAGCACGTTGACGAACATCGATCAACAAATCGCTCTTGTTAGCGAACAACTCAAGCGCACAGATTTATCAAGTGAAACGCGAAAGAAGCTAGGGCAATTCAAAGGTACTATTGAGCGCCAATACAGAACTTACTCACCTGCCATAAGACAGTTACAGAATTCTCAATTACCAACTTCAAAAGCAGTTGCAACAGATAAGCAAGGCGTTTCTGGCTTTGAGCTATTCGCTGTTGAAGATCCAGAAATCGAGAAAGAGCTAACCAGGCTTAAATCTGTAATATCCAGGCGCAAAAAAATAGCCACGGGCATTGCAAATCCTGACAAAGAAATCAAGAGAATGAACCAGCTTATCAAAAAGCTGGAATCATTTATGCCTCAATTTGATGAATACCAAAATCAACTATTGCGAGAGTTAGCGCAAAAATTAGAATCTCAATCAATTGGGGTTGACGATGCTCTTAAACAAATGCGATCGCTTGCAAGAATCGCCGAAAAACAAGCTCAAAAAAATCTTAAAGAACTTCAAAAAAACGCAGGGCGTAGTACCCTACGTGCGGAAGCTGCACTAAAGCAAGTCGAGCAAAATACCAACACCAAAGTAAGTGAGATTGAAGCAGGAATTGGTTTTGATGAGGCGCTAGGGCAACGCAAAACCCGTCGCGTTTTAAGGAAAATTCAACGCGGCTATGGTGGCAATATTGATGCACCCACCATTGAAACTGAAGCCCCAAGGGTTGAAAAGGATCTGCCCAAGCTTCCCCAGCAATCATTCTTTAAAGGACTTGGTAAAGAATTTAGACTGGCTCGATTGAGTGCGCTTACCAAGCAAGCCGAATATTTAGGGCAACAAGCTCAAGTTTTATTAGCTGATGTTGATGCTCAAATTGCGTTGGGTAAGGCGACTGAGAAAGAAGCCCAACTTATTCAAAAGCAAATTCAGCAAAATGAGCGACGGTTAAACGCGGTACTCAATCAAATTAAACGCGCTCAATCAGGCAAAGATCCCAAGTTGACATCTGGAGATTTACAGCGATTAAGTGGGAAAGCCGAGGACTTGACAGGTAGGATTGACGCAGATAAGCAGCGACTTGCAGGAATTCAACTCAATATTAAAAACGGTAAAGAACTCGAACCAGTTGCCAAAAATTTGCGTGCTGGCATCGCTGGCGGATCGGAAGCATCCAAACAGCAAAATATCAAAGAATTGGAGCGGCAAAATGCCCTAATTAGAGAAAACCTCAAGCTTCTCGGCGAAGATCCTCCAGCAAGAAATCCTTTTGATGTGATTTTGGGTGGTGCTGATAAGTTTAGGCAGATGCTGCCAAATGTTTTCACTCTCCTGAAGGGAATCTTTGCCTTCCAGGTTTCCAATTTCCTACAAGGATTTTTTACCAACCTCGCCACAGATGCCTTTAAAGCATTCGTTGAACTCGATCGCCTCAAAACCGCCCTCAACTTCGCATCAGGGGGAACTGCCGGGGGCGCTCAAAATCTGGCATTTGTGAGAAAGACGGTTGATGATTTGAAAGTCCCCCTCAAAGCCTCCGCCGAAGGTTTCACTTCATTAGCAGCATCTGCCAGAAATTCTGCGCTAGAAGGTAAAGGAACCCGTGAGATATTCTTAGGGATCTCGCAAGCTAGTACGGTATTGAGTTTGTCGGCGGAAGATACCCAAGGTACGATTCTCGCGTTGAGCCAGATGATTTCTAAGGGCAAGGTATCATCTGAAGAATTGCGTCAACAACTTGGTGAACGCTTGCCAGGTGCGATGGGCATTGCGGCGCGGGCAATGGGGCTGACAGAAGTGGAGTTCACGCGCCTGCTAGATACTGGGCAAATCCTCTCCCAAGACTTTCTGCCTAAATTTGCTAAACAGTTGCAAGCAGAATTCGGAGATGCAGCGAAAGATGCTTCTGGCAATGCTCAAAGCGCTATATTTGGCGTACAGAACGCATTTTTGAGCTTGCAACAGGGTATTGGTGAGGGCGTTGCACCAGCTGCTACTGCGGGGTTAAACGGCTTATCTGTAATTCTTAAGGGTGTTGCGTCTGTTGCTAAAGAATTAGGATTTATCCTGCTTAGTGTGACGGTCACATTGTCAGTGAAGATGGTTGGCGCATTACAAGCCGTGATTGCTCAGTTGATTGCCACTAAGCTAGCCACTGGTACTTTGAGCGGTGGGATGCAGGCTCTAGGTCAGACCATTAATAACTCGTTCTCAGTCAAGCTAACGGCTGGTATTTTCGCCGTCTTGGAAGTGATTAATTTGCTCAATCAAGCAGTTAATACCGAGTTAGTGCAATCCTTTAGCAAGGCGGCTGATGCCGCTCGTCGAGCGGCGGAGGAATCTAAGAAAGCATTTGAAAAACCCAAGCCTGGGCAGGAGAATAAAGGCACAGAGCCTGTAGCAACTAGCGGTGTTGGTAGGTTCATAGATTCAGGAATTGGCTTTCTGAACAGGGATTTAGGCCCGATTCCGGGCGGTATTTTCGGCAAAAAAATCAAAACTTATGGGCAGTACGAAAGGGACAATACCGCCAACAGTATTGAGCAGCAGGGGCTTTCCAACACTGAAGCATTAGCCGAAGGACGCTACCGACTAACCGAATTCAAAACTGGTACTGGAGAGGGTGGAAAACTACGCGGCATTGATGCCCAGCTAAAAGCCGCAGAGGAACAAAGGGCAATATTGCAAGCCCAAATCAAACGGGATTTTGTTGACAAAGGTCAAGCTGTCCCTGTTGAATCAAAGCGTCAGCTTGACTCTCAAAACTTAAAAATAACTGCGCTCAATGACCAGCGCAGCGATGCCGCCAAGCCATTAACTCTGGAACTCAATCGCACAACCCAGAAAATCAATTCGATTAAATCACAGCTAGAGCAGCTAAATAATCCTGATAATATTGCTGCTTTGGGCGGGGAAGCAGCAGCCGACAAACAACGTCAAAATCTCAAACTACAGCTTGAACCACTAAAGCAATTTAAAGCTGAGATGGAAACAGCATTGGGGTCGTTGCGGATCGATCCAATTCTGGCATTTACCCAATCGTTGCGGAAGTTAAACCTAGCACTAGCTGAGGGGCAAGAGAAGAATAAAGAGAAGCTTTCAGGACAAAAATTAGCCAATTCAACCGAGGCGATCGCTGGCTTCTCCTCCAATAAGCTAGCCGGCAGAAAGCTCACATTCTTGAATGCAAATGATGAGTACAATGCTGCTGTTGCTGATGAAAAAAATTACGCAATTCAAGATAAAGCCTACAACGAATCCGTTAACAGACCGGAGTTCCAATCAACGCTAAAACGCCTTGGTGTCTCGCCTGATGCCAGTATTGCCAAAATTGATGATGTACTGAAAAACACCACCGATGAAGCAGATAAAGGGATATTAGAAAAGCTTAAAAGCGGTCGTGAGTCGAAAGTAAAATTTGCCGAAGCAAAGCAAACTACGGTTGATAGTTTTGCCAAACTTCAGCAAACTATTCAGGATACTTCCCTGTATTTGCTGGATGATTCTGCTGCAAATTCCCGCGCTCGAATTCAAAAGGACGAGAACGATAAAATCTCTTTCCTCAAAGGCGCTCAAGCGGTTAGGTTGATATCGGAGGAAATGGTTAATGAAAAAATTGCCAGGATTCAACTTAGCAGTAGTCAGTCGCAGAAAAAGAACATCGTTGATCAGCTAACAACGCTACGTGCTTATCACAACGAAGGCAAGGTATCAGCTGAGGAATTCGCTAAACGCCAGCGTGACTTATCGACTGAATTAACGGCTACAGAACGCCAAGAGGCAGAGAACCGCCTCGCTGTACAGCAAGCAGTGCAGGCACGACGACTTAAAGATATTGAGTTCGCCAACAAGAAAGCTGAATCGGCGATCGCTCTTTCTTCCATGAATGCCACAGCCAAAAACAAGGAAAAATTACTTGCTTCTGGGTTAACGCCACAAGCCCAAGACCAATTTGCGCTCTCACAAAACCAGATTGACCAAAAAGCAGCAGGCGATCGCATTGTCCTCGTCAAAAACCGCATCGCCCAAAACAAGCAACTATACAAGGACGGGCTACGAGATGCTAGAGAATTCGCATCGGAGCAGTATTCTCTCAATGTAGAGCTAGCCTCTGCCAACCGAGAATTGATTGATTTGAAGATTACGGGCGAGGAGAAGTACCGCGAAACGGTTGAGCATAGCATCCAGCGCATCATGCAAGCTGAAGAGAACCGCTTCAAAAAGCAAACTTCTCAGCTTGATGAATCGAAGACAAAGCTCGACCTTTACAACCAGAGTTTAGAACGCACTAACAGGTTAGAGCAATCGCGTCAGAGTTTATCTAAAGCATTGTCAGATGCTGCTCTTGTACCTGCCGAAAATCAGAAAACTGATACTGATGACGCACAATCTTTGGTTGACAAACTTAAAGATCCAAATGTCAAACGCAGAACCAAAAGGGCGATTCGTGAGCAATTGAGGGGGATGGATTACCAGGTAAATTCCAATACCAAACCCGAAGAAATAGAGTTACAGATTAAAGAGAAAAGGATTGAAGCTGAAAAGGTAATTGCAAATATTAAGCAGATGGCTTTGGAGAAAGAGCAGGAGTTTCAACGTAAGTCGTTGGAAAATGACTTGAAACGCCAGAAGATTGCTGCTCAAATTGCTTTGTATGAAGCCCAATCTGCACAACTATCAGCCCAAAAAGCTAAAAACGAAGCTGAGGGAGCGCTCAAAATTGCCATATCCAAGAAAGACCCACTGGCTATTGAAACTGCCCAGACTAACCTAGACATTGCCAACAAACAAATTGACCTCAGTAATCAGCGCGTAGATAGCGCCCTCTCTTATCTCAATGACCAACCTGAGATTGCTGCTAACTCCACTGCTGAACAAAAAGCGACCCAAGGCGCTCAAACTGAAAGTTTAAAATACGGCGAAAAAAGGCGTGAACGACAAAGCGCATTAGATTTAGTAGAAGCTGGCGAAAAAGCGCGACGACCAATAAGCCTCTCTTCGGCTGAGGCTAAGGTGGAATCTACTAATCCACAGATGGCGCTTCCCCAAAAAATCGACATCAACCAGATGCCCAAGCTGGAACTCAAGCCAGGTGAAAGCATATTTGATGCTTACCAAAGGCAAAGGGAGGGGATGAAGTTGCCAACCCAAGGGGCAGAATTACCCAGCAACAAAGCTGATATTCCTCCAATGGATAAAACGGCTGCTAATTTAAATTCAGCCACCATTCAACCGCGTGAGTCTGCTGGAGGTAATCAGTTTGTAGAGGCGTTGAAAATGGCCAACCAGGGGATTGAGCAAAGACTAGATGCTCTCAACAGTGCCATTATGACGTTGGCTAACACGCCGCGTTCTCTTAGCATCTCTTCACCTAACCCAATTGATGATGCGGCAGACTTTATGAACAGAATTGGAAGGGGTCAAGTTATGGCTGCGGGAGTGTGA
- a CDS encoding DUF3102 domain-containing protein: protein MNLLELANSINEVFKQSKQFYEAGIESFKLAIAADKEAGEMLIKVKSSLPYGQFGDWVSKNCDFTHRHANRLMLIAKNWEKIIATLDTRDESESLLPSLRTALALAAAEPKPEAPPPEPTPKYKVALKGHACYGETVEVKEELNKGDVLVCKTSKGEIPFLKKELIPESQLLESVDAEIIDVEVEDISEQLKEAIALVIEYLPEVELKAVLAASLSIGKEHLPSDAQSTAARLIGGQDLAILGQG, encoded by the coding sequence ATGAATTTATTAGAATTAGCTAATAGTATCAATGAAGTTTTTAAGCAGTCAAAGCAGTTTTATGAAGCTGGGATTGAATCTTTTAAGTTAGCGATCGCCGCCGATAAAGAAGCAGGAGAAATGTTGATTAAGGTCAAGAGTTCTTTACCTTACGGTCAGTTCGGTGATTGGGTTAGCAAAAACTGCGATTTCACTCATCGCCATGCCAATCGGTTGATGCTGATTGCTAAAAACTGGGAAAAAATCATCGCTACTTTAGACACGCGTGACGAAAGTGAATCTCTATTGCCTTCGTTAAGAACTGCTCTTGCTCTAGCCGCCGCCGAACCAAAACCAGAAGCACCACCACCAGAGCCAACACCAAAGTATAAGGTAGCACTAAAAGGTCATGCGTGCTACGGGGAAACAGTTGAAGTTAAGGAGGAGTTGAACAAAGGAGATGTCTTAGTTTGCAAAACTTCTAAGGGTGAAATTCCCTTTCTCAAGAAAGAACTGATTCCTGAGTCTCAATTACTTGAGTCAGTGGATGCTGAAATTATTGATGTAGAAGTTGAGGATATTTCTGAGCAGTTGAAAGAAGCGATCGCATTGGTAATTGAATATCTGCCAGAAGTTGAACTCAAAGCTGTGCTAGCAGCAAGCTTGAGTATTGGTAAAGAACACTTACCAAGTGACGCTCAAAGTACAGCTGCTAGGTTGATTGGCGGACAGGACTTAGCCATTTTAGGTCAAGGGTAG